In Rattus norvegicus strain BN/NHsdMcwi chromosome 1, GRCr8, whole genome shotgun sequence, a genomic segment contains:
- the Oscar gene encoding osteoclast-associated immunoglobulin-like receptor isoform X1 yields the protein MVLLLILQLSTLWPVCHADFTSPVPLASYPKPWLGAHPAAIVTPGINVTLICRAPQPAWGFGLFKTGLATPLLLRNVSIGLAEFFLEKVTSVQEGSYHCRYRKTDWGPGVWSQPSNALELLVTDQLPRPSLVAIPGPVVAPETTVSLRCAGRIPGMSFALYRADVATPLQYIDSVQPWADFLLNSANAPGTYYCYYHTPSSPYVLSERSQPLVISSEGSGSLDYTQGNLVRLGLAGLVLICLGIIVTFDWHSRRSAFVRLLPQQNWV from the exons ATGGTCCTGTTGCTGATACTCCAGCTGTCTACTCTCT GGCCTGTGTGTCATGCTGACTTCACATCACCAG TGCCCCTAGCCTCATACCCCAAGCCATGGCTGGGGGCTCATCCTGCTGCAATTGTGACTCCTGGAATCAATGTAACTTTGATTTGCCGTGCACCCCAACCTGCCTGGGGATTTGGACTCTTCAAAACTGGCCTTGCCACCCCTCTGCTCCTCCGGAATGTGTCCATTGGGCTGGCTGAGTTCTTCCTGGAAAAGGTGACTTCGGTCCAGGAGGGCAGTTATCACTGCCGCTACCGCAAGACAGACTGGGGGCCTGGTGTCTGGTCTCAGCCCAGTAATGCTCTGGAACTGCTGGTAACAG ATCAGCTACCCAGACCATCACTGGTGGCAATTCCTGGGCCTGTGGTGGCCCCAGAAACCACTGTAAGCCTGCGCTGTGCAGGCCGCATACCAGGCATGAGTTTTGCGCTGTACCGCGCGGATGTGGCAACCCCTCTGCAGTACATCgactctgtgcagccctgggcTGACTTCCTTCTGAACAGCGCGAATGCACCTGGCACCTACTATTGCTATTACCACACCCCCTCTAGCCCCTATGTGCTATCAGAGCGCAGCCAGCCACTGGTCATCAGTTCCGAAG GTTCTGGCTCCTTGGACTATACCCAGGGAAACCTCGTGCGTTTGGGGCTGGCAGGACTGGTCCTCATCTGCTTGGGCATCATAGTTACTTTCGATTGGCACAGCAGGCGCTCTGCCTTTGTTCGTCTCCTGCCCCAGCAAAACTGGGTATAG
- the Oscar gene encoding osteoclast-associated immunoglobulin-like receptor isoform X2, with product MVLLLILQLSTLWPVCHADFTSPDQLPRPSLVAIPGPVVAPETTVSLRCAGRIPGMSFALYRADVATPLQYIDSVQPWADFLLNSANAPGTYYCYYHTPSSPYVLSERSQPLVISSEGSGSLDYTQGNLVRLGLAGLVLICLGIIVTFDWHSRRSAFVRLLPQQNWV from the exons ATGGTCCTGTTGCTGATACTCCAGCTGTCTACTCTCT GGCCTGTGTGTCATGCTGACTTCACATCACCAG ATCAGCTACCCAGACCATCACTGGTGGCAATTCCTGGGCCTGTGGTGGCCCCAGAAACCACTGTAAGCCTGCGCTGTGCAGGCCGCATACCAGGCATGAGTTTTGCGCTGTACCGCGCGGATGTGGCAACCCCTCTGCAGTACATCgactctgtgcagccctgggcTGACTTCCTTCTGAACAGCGCGAATGCACCTGGCACCTACTATTGCTATTACCACACCCCCTCTAGCCCCTATGTGCTATCAGAGCGCAGCCAGCCACTGGTCATCAGTTCCGAAG GTTCTGGCTCCTTGGACTATACCCAGGGAAACCTCGTGCGTTTGGGGCTGGCAGGACTGGTCCTCATCTGCTTGGGCATCATAGTTACTTTCGATTGGCACAGCAGGCGCTCTGCCTTTGTTCGTCTCCTGCCCCAGCAAAACTGGGTATAG
- the Oscar gene encoding osteoclast-associated immunoglobulin-like receptor precursor yields MVLLLILQLSTLCELSLPWPVCHADFTSPVPLASYPKPWLGAHPAAIVTPGINVTLICRAPQPAWGFGLFKTGLATPLLLRNVSIGLAEFFLEKVTSVQEGSYHCRYRKTDWGPGVWSQPSNALELLVTDQLPRPSLVAIPGPVVAPETTVSLRCAGRIPGMSFALYRADVATPLQYIDSVQPWADFLLNSANAPGTYYCYYHTPSSPYVLSERSQPLVISSEGSGSLDYTQGNLVRLGLAGLVLICLGIIVTFDWHSRRSAFVRLLPQQNWV; encoded by the exons ATGGTCCTGTTGCTGATACTCCAGCTGTCTACTCTCTGTGAGCTGTCCCTCCCCT GGCCTGTGTGTCATGCTGACTTCACATCACCAG TGCCCCTAGCCTCATACCCCAAGCCATGGCTGGGGGCTCATCCTGCTGCAATTGTGACTCCTGGAATCAATGTAACTTTGATTTGCCGTGCACCCCAACCTGCCTGGGGATTTGGACTCTTCAAAACTGGCCTTGCCACCCCTCTGCTCCTCCGGAATGTGTCCATTGGGCTGGCTGAGTTCTTCCTGGAAAAGGTGACTTCGGTCCAGGAGGGCAGTTATCACTGCCGCTACCGCAAGACAGACTGGGGGCCTGGTGTCTGGTCTCAGCCCAGTAATGCTCTGGAACTGCTGGTAACAG ATCAGCTACCCAGACCATCACTGGTGGCAATTCCTGGGCCTGTGGTGGCCCCAGAAACCACTGTAAGCCTGCGCTGTGCAGGCCGCATACCAGGCATGAGTTTTGCGCTGTACCGCGCGGATGTGGCAACCCCTCTGCAGTACATCgactctgtgcagccctgggcTGACTTCCTTCTGAACAGCGCGAATGCACCTGGCACCTACTATTGCTATTACCACACCCCCTCTAGCCCCTATGTGCTATCAGAGCGCAGCCAGCCACTGGTCATCAGTTCCGAAG GTTCTGGCTCCTTGGACTATACCCAGGGAAACCTCGTGCGTTTGGGGCTGGCAGGACTGGTCCTCATCTGCTTGGGCATCATAGTTACTTTCGATTGGCACAGCAGGCGCTCTGCCTTTGTTCGTCTCCTGCCCCAGCAAAACTGGGTATAG